Within Methyloversatilis discipulorum, the genomic segment AGCTGGCCGCCGGCCTGCGTCAGCGCGTGAAGGCGCTGAACATGTTCCTGCACGACGTCTACCACGACCAGGAAATCATCAAGGCCGGCAAGATTCCGGCTGAGCAGGTGCTGTCGAACAGCCAGTACCGGCCGGAAATGCAGGGCGTCGATGTGCCGGGCGGCATCTACGCCCACATCGCCGGCGTCGACGTCGTGCGCGCCGGGGCCGGCGAGTTCTACGTGCTGGAGGACAACCTGCGCGTGCCGTCCGGCGTGTCCTACATGCTGGAAGACCGGCGCATGATGATGCGGCTCTTCCCGGAGCTGTTCTCGCGCTACCGCGTGGCACCGGTCGAGCACTACCCGGACATGCTGCTGAGCAATCTGCGCGCCGTCGCGCCGGCCGGCGTGCTCGATCCGACCGTCATCGTGCTGACGCCGGGCGCCTACAACTCGGCTTACTTCGAACACGCCTTCCTCGCCCAGCAGATGGGCGTCGAACTGGTCGAAGGTCAGGATCTGTTCGTGCGCGACGAACACCTGTACATGCGCACCACCCAGGGCCCGCAGCGCGTCGACGTGATCTACCGGCGCATCGACGATGACTTCCTCGACCCGCTGGCTTTCCGCGCCGATTCCATGCTGGGCGTGCCCGGCCTGCTGCAGGTCTATCGCGCCGGCCACGTGACGCTGGCGAATGCGATCGGCACCGGGGTGGCGGACGACAAGTCCATCTATCCCTACGTGCCGGAGATGATCCGCTTCTACCTCGGCGAGGAGCCGCTGCTGAACAACGTGCCCACCTATATGTGCCGCAAGAAGGAGGACCTCGCCTACGTGCTGGCTCACCTCGACGAGCTGGTGGTCAAGGAAACGCACGGCGCCGGCGGCTACGGCATGCTGATCGGGCCGCGCGCGTCGAAGGAGGAGATCGAGCGCTTCCGCCAGCTGCTGACCGAGACGCCGGAGCGCTACATCGCGCAGCCCACGCTGTCGCTGTCGGCCTGCCCGACCTTCGTCGACGCCGGCATCGCGCCGCGCCACATCGACCTGCGTCCCTTCGTGCTGTCGGGCAAGGACATCAATATGGTGCCGGGCGGTCTGACCCGGGTCGCGCTGCGAGAAGGCTCCCTGGTGGTGAATTCGTCGCAGGGCGGCGGCACCAAGGACACCTGGGTTCTGGAGATCTGAACATGCTGAGCCGAACCGCAGACCACCTGTACTGGATGGCGCGCTACATCGAGCGCGCCGAGAACGTCGCCCGCATGCTGGACGTGAATTACCGCATGTCCATGGTGCCGCAGGCCGATGGCGGCATCGACGCCGGCTGGGGCGCCACCTTGTCGATCACCGGCCTCGAGGACGCCTTCCGCGCCAAATACCCGGCGGCGACGATGGAGTCGGTGCTCGAATTCATGGTGTTCGACGGCAGCAATCCGTCGTCCATCATGAGCTGCCTGCGCATGGCGCGCGAGAACGCGCACGCGGTGCGCGGCACCATCACGTCGGAAATGTGGGAAACCACCAACGACACCTGGCTGAAGATGCGCGACTACCCGCGCTGGAAACTGTCGGGCAGCGAGATCGGCGAATTCTTCGAGTGGGTGAAATTCCGCTCCCACCTGTCGCGCGGCGTCACGCTGGGCACCATGCTGCGCGATGAAGCCTTTCACTTCATCCGCCTCGGCACCTTCCTCGAACGGGCTGACGCAACCGCGCGCTTCATCGATGTGAAGTACCACATGCTGGTCGACGGCAAGGCGCCGCCCGACGCCGCTGCCGATTACTACCAGTGGAGCGCGCTGCTGCGCTCGGTGTCGGCCTTCGAGGTGTATCGCAAGGTGTATCGCGACCTGATCACGCCGGTGAAGGTAACCGAACTGCTGATCCTGAACGACCAGATGCCGCGTTCGCTGCGCACCAGCATGGTCGAGGTGTACGAAAACCTGCTGGCGGTGTCGAACTATCGCTCGAAGGAAACCCAGCGCCGTGCCGGCGAACTGCAGGCCAGCCTGAAGTTCGGCCGTATCGAGGACGTGTTCGCGCGCGGGCTGCACGAGTACCTGACGCAGTTCATCGTGCGCGTGAACGACCTCGGCAACCGCATTTCAAACGATTTCCTGGTTCCGATGTCATCCAGTTGAAGGAGATCGCCATGCTGCTCGATATCCGTCACGAAACCACGCTGCAGTACGCCAGCCCGGTCAACTACAGCATCCAGCAGTTGCGGCTGACGCCGCGCGAGGACTCGACCCAGCGCCCGCTGAACTGGCGCGTGCAGGCGCCGGGCAGCGCGCGCCGCTCGGTCGATGCGCACGGCAACATCGGTCACCTGCTGACGCTGGACCGGCCGCACAGCGAACTGTCCATCGTCGTCAGCGGCACCGTGCGGCTGACCGACGCCGACGCCTGGATGCCGCGCGACAGCGGCACGCTGTCGCCGCTGTCCTATCTGGCCGGCACACGGCTGACCGAGGCGGACGAACAGGCGCACGCGATGGCTGCCAGCCATCTGCGGGCGCGGCGCGATACGGTGGGTGAACTGCTGGACCTCAGCGGTGCAGTGTGCGGCGCGGTGCGTCATCAGCCGGATTGCCTGCCGCCGGGTGGCGCCTCGACCGCGCTGGACGCCGGCTTCGGCTGCAGCGCCGACATCGCGCACGCCTTCATCGCCTGCTGCCGCGCGGCCGGGTTGCCGGCACGTTACGTCAGTGGCTACCTGATCGACGCCGCCGGCGAGTGGGCGGCGCCGCACGCCTGGGTCGACGTCTGGCTGGCCAGCGGGCCAGCTCCGGGCGGCGAAGCCGGCTGGGTCAGCGTCGATGTGCTCGAACGCGCGCTGGCAGGCCACGGCTACTGCAGGCTGGCGGTCGGACGCGATCACCTCGACGCCTGCCCGGTCCGCATGGCCGGTGGCGAGGCGGTCACACGCACACTCACCCGGGTGTCCATCCACACGCACTGAGCGCGTCCGTTCCGGGCGATGCGCAGGTCGCGTCGCCCGTCTAACATTCAACTTTTCCCTGACGGAAATCCGCCATGACCTACTGCGTGGGCATGCTGCTCGACGCCGGGCTCGTCTGCCTGTCCGATTCGCGCACCAACGCCGGTGTCGATCACATCAACACCTTCCGCAAGATGAATCTGTTCGAGCGCCCGGGCGAGCGTGTGCTGGTGCTGATGAGCGCCGGCAACCTCGCGCTGACGCAGACGCTGGTGAGCCTGCTGCGCGAGCGCCTCGCCACCGACGGGCCCAACCTCTACACGGTGTCGAACATGTTCGAGGCGGCGCGCCACGTCGGCGACTGCCTGCGCGAGGTGCACGCGCGCGACGGCGAGGCGCTGAAGGAATTCGGCATCGAGTTCAACGCCAGCCTCATCCTCGGCGGTCAGATACTGGGCGAGGAGCCGCGCCTGTTCCAGATCTACGCCGCCGGCAACTTCATCGAGGCGACGCGCGACACGCCTTACTTCCAGATCGGCGAGGCCAAATACGGCAAGCCCATCATTGACCGCGTCATCCGCCCGGAAACGACGCTGGACGAGGCGGCCAAGTGCGCGTTGATTTCGATGGATTCGACCATCCGCTCCAATCTGTCGGTCGGTCTGCCGCTGGACCTGCTAGTGCTGCGCACCGGCGCGCTGAAGGTGTGCTCGCACACCCGCATCGACGCCGAGAACGCCTACTTCGAAATGATCCGCACCCGCTGGGGCGAAAGCCTGCGCGAAGCTTTCCATGCGCTGCCGTCGCCGGACTGGATTCCGCTCGCCTGAACGGGCTGCCGGCGGCGCGGGAGCGTTGTGCAGCGCAAATATCGGTCAAGTCGAGCCTGCAAGCTAAAGGTTCCCCCACAATGCGCCGTTCACCGGAAACCCTGTCGGCGCCCGTGACCTGATGCTTTCGACCTTTCGTTCGCTGCACCGCCCGCTTTTGTCGCGTTTCACCCGTCTGCTGTGCTTCGTCGCGCTCGCCCTGTTCGCCGCGACTGTCAGGGCGCAGGCCGGCGAACTGCCGTCCGTTGCGCTGCACTACGGCGCCGACGCCCCGCTGACGGCGATGAAGGCTTTCGACATCGCCGTGGTCGAGCCCGACCACGGCTTCGATCCGGTCGCCTATCGCGGGAAAGGACGCTCCGAACTGTTCGCCTACGTCAGCGTGGGCGAAGTGCATCCGACCCGGCCCTACGCGGCGCGCATTCCGGAAGCCTGGCGCATCGGCCGCAACCCGGCCTGGAAATCCATCGTGATCGACCAGGCGCAAGAGGCGTGGCCGGCCTTCTTCGCCGAACAGGTGATCGCGCCCTTGTGGACGCGTGGCTATCGCGGCTTCTTTCTCGACACGCTGGATTCCTACCATCTGGTCAATGGCGTCGACGTCGTCGCCCAGCAGCAGGGCATGGTGGCCGTGGTGCGGCAGTTGCGCAGCCGCTTCCCGGGCATCCGGCTCATCTTCAACCGCGGCTTCGAACTGCTGCCCGACCTGCGCGGCGAGGTCTATGCGGTCGCCGCCGAATCGCTGTACCGCGGCTGGGACGCGAAGAAGAAGCGCTATGTCGAGGTCGGGCAGGCGGACCGCGACTGGCTGCTCGGACAACTGCTCGCGGCGCGCGACAACTTCGGCGTGACGGCGATCGCCATCGACTACGTGGCACCCGCTGCACGCGAACAGGCACGTGACACCGCGCGACGCATCCATGCGCACGGCATCGTGCCCTACGTCACCGACGGCGATCTGCGTCACCTCGGCGTCGGTCTGGTCGAGGTGCTGCCGCGCAAGATACTGTTCCTGTACAACAGCGGCGAGGCGGCGCGCGTCAATGTATCGAGCGCTCATCGCTACGCCGAGATGCCGGTCAATCACCTCGGCTATGTGGCGGAGTATGTCGACGTGAACCAGGCGCTGCCGGACACCGTGCCAGCCGCCGAGTACGCGGGGGTCGTGAGCTGGCTCGACGGCTACGTGCCGCCGGCGCGCGCCACCGTGTTGGCGCGCTGGATGGCGGCGCGTATCGCTGAGGGCACCCGTCTGGCGGTCTTCGGCTCCTTCGGCTTCGAGCCGGCGGGCGATTTCCTGCGTGAGGCCGGTCTGGCGGCGGTTGCGCCGGCGCGCGGTAGGATTGAGGTGACGTCGGCCGATCCGTCGGTCGGCTTCGAATCGCCACCGATTGCCGAACGCGGACAGCTGGCGCGGATACGCGTCGACAGCGCGCAAGCACGGACGCTGCTCACCGTGTCGGATGCCGATGGCAAGCGCTATGACGCGGTGGCACAGATGCCCTGGGGCGGTTTTGCGCTGCATCCCTTCGCCATCCGCGTGCTGCCGCTGGAGGAGCCGCAGACGCGCTGGATCGTCGAGCCCTTCTCCTTCATCCGCGATGCGCTCGCGCTGCCGCCGTTACCGGTACCCGACACCACCACGCTGAGCGGCCGCCGCATGTTCTTCGCCCACATTGACGGCGACGGCTTCGCCTCACGCGCGGAAATGAAG encodes:
- a CDS encoding circularly permuted type 2 ATP-grasp protein, with amino-acid sequence MANPSSIYDEMNGADGTVRAHYAGYQKWLAETPPERIAQKRAEADLVFHRVGITFAVYGEEEGKERLIPFDVVPRIIPAQEWKQLAAGLRQRVKALNMFLHDVYHDQEIIKAGKIPAEQVLSNSQYRPEMQGVDVPGGIYAHIAGVDVVRAGAGEFYVLEDNLRVPSGVSYMLEDRRMMMRLFPELFSRYRVAPVEHYPDMLLSNLRAVAPAGVLDPTVIVLTPGAYNSAYFEHAFLAQQMGVELVEGQDLFVRDEHLYMRTTQGPQRVDVIYRRIDDDFLDPLAFRADSMLGVPGLLQVYRAGHVTLANAIGTGVADDKSIYPYVPEMIRFYLGEEPLLNNVPTYMCRKKEDLAYVLAHLDELVVKETHGAGGYGMLIGPRASKEEIERFRQLLTETPERYIAQPTLSLSACPTFVDAGIAPRHIDLRPFVLSGKDINMVPGGLTRVALREGSLVVNSSQGGGTKDTWVLEI
- a CDS encoding alpha-E domain-containing protein, whose translation is MLSRTADHLYWMARYIERAENVARMLDVNYRMSMVPQADGGIDAGWGATLSITGLEDAFRAKYPAATMESVLEFMVFDGSNPSSIMSCLRMARENAHAVRGTITSEMWETTNDTWLKMRDYPRWKLSGSEIGEFFEWVKFRSHLSRGVTLGTMLRDEAFHFIRLGTFLERADATARFIDVKYHMLVDGKAPPDAAADYYQWSALLRSVSAFEVYRKVYRDLITPVKVTELLILNDQMPRSLRTSMVEVYENLLAVSNYRSKETQRRAGELQASLKFGRIEDVFARGLHEYLTQFIVRVNDLGNRISNDFLVPMSSS
- a CDS encoding transglutaminase family protein, producing the protein MLLDIRHETTLQYASPVNYSIQQLRLTPREDSTQRPLNWRVQAPGSARRSVDAHGNIGHLLTLDRPHSELSIVVSGTVRLTDADAWMPRDSGTLSPLSYLAGTRLTEADEQAHAMAASHLRARRDTVGELLDLSGAVCGAVRHQPDCLPPGGASTALDAGFGCSADIAHAFIACCRAAGLPARYVSGYLIDAAGEWAAPHAWVDVWLASGPAPGGEAGWVSVDVLERALAGHGYCRLAVGRDHLDACPVRMAGGEAVTRTLTRVSIHTH
- a CDS encoding proteasome-type protease, with protein sequence MTYCVGMLLDAGLVCLSDSRTNAGVDHINTFRKMNLFERPGERVLVLMSAGNLALTQTLVSLLRERLATDGPNLYTVSNMFEAARHVGDCLREVHARDGEALKEFGIEFNASLILGGQILGEEPRLFQIYAAGNFIEATRDTPYFQIGEAKYGKPIIDRVIRPETTLDEAAKCALISMDSTIRSNLSVGLPLDLLVLRTGALKVCSHTRIDAENAYFEMIRTRWGESLREAFHALPSPDWIPLA
- a CDS encoding bifunctional glycoside hydrolase 114/ polysaccharide deacetylase family protein; translation: MLSTFRSLHRPLLSRFTRLLCFVALALFAATVRAQAGELPSVALHYGADAPLTAMKAFDIAVVEPDHGFDPVAYRGKGRSELFAYVSVGEVHPTRPYAARIPEAWRIGRNPAWKSIVIDQAQEAWPAFFAEQVIAPLWTRGYRGFFLDTLDSYHLVNGVDVVAQQQGMVAVVRQLRSRFPGIRLIFNRGFELLPDLRGEVYAVAAESLYRGWDAKKKRYVEVGQADRDWLLGQLLAARDNFGVTAIAIDYVAPAAREQARDTARRIHAHGIVPYVTDGDLRHLGVGLVEVLPRKILFLYNSGEAARVNVSSAHRYAEMPVNHLGYVAEYVDVNQALPDTVPAAEYAGVVSWLDGYVPPARATVLARWMAARIAEGTRLAVFGSFGFEPAGDFLREAGLAAVAPARGRIEVTSADPSVGFESPPIAERGQLARIRVDSAQARTLLTVSDADGKRYDAVAQMPWGGFALHPFAIRVLPLEEPQTRWIVEPFSFIRDALALPPLPVPDTTTLSGRRMFFAHIDGDGFASRAEMKGRRLAAEVLLDDVLKRYTVPHATSVIEIETSAQGPYAKDSAEMESVARRMFALPHVEIASHSYTHPFYWDSVERGEAKRALQGYSLAPEGYVPSLEREIAGSVDYIRSRLAPPGKPVGLMLWTGDAAPTEAALEMVERLGMVQMNGGNTVANRLYPSLAAVSALGTWQGRHFHVHAPIMNENVYTNLWTGPFYGFERVTETFDFTDKPRRLKPINIYYHTYSASKQAALEALHKVYRHALAQPVHPVYPSEYVRIAMNFNDVVLARTLDGERYLVRNAHHLRTLRLPRELGVPDLPASPGVAGFRDGDEGRYVHLGADEAELRLTADDPRLPMLADANARVLSATRDGERYRFELRAHVPLEFALANVERCSVSADGRALAAQRRGGALTHFRLSAHAATIELRCRLA